The Kluyveromyces lactis strain NRRL Y-1140 chromosome B complete sequence genome contains a region encoding:
- the ARO7 gene encoding chorismate mutase ARO7 (highly similar to uniprot|P32178 Saccharomyces cerevisiae YPR060C ARO7 Chorismate mutase catalyzes the conversion of chorismate to prephenate to initiate the tyrosine/phenylalanine-specific branch of aromatic amino acid biosynthesis), with amino-acid sequence MDFFKPETVLDLQNIRDELVKMEDTIIFNFIERSHFATCSSVYESNVPEIKLPDFDGSFLDWALMKMEIVHSQLRRFESPDETPFFPDKILKPIIPSLNYPKILASYANQINYNDKIKSIYIKTIVPLLSKRDINTWENFGSVATRDIEALQSLSRRIHFGKFVAEAKFQSEKEKFTKLILDQDVDGIMTAITNSKVEEKILQRLNVKATVYGVDPTNEKGDRKITPEYLVKIYKEIVIPITKEVEVDYLLRRLEDSDSK; translated from the coding sequence AtggatttcttcaaaccagAGACTGTTTTGGACCTTCAAAATATCCGAGATGAGTTGGTGAAGATGGAAGATACCAttatctttaatttcatcgAGAGATCACACTTCGCTACATGTTCATCAGTATATGAAAGCAACGTACCCGAGATCAAACTACCTGATTTTGATGGAAGTTTCCTGGACTGGgcattgatgaaaatggaaaTTGTACACTCGCAATTAAGAAGGTTTGAGTCGCCAGATGAAACTCCGTTTTTCCCAGATAAGATCTTGAAGCCAATCATACCTAGTTTGAATTATCCTAAAATTCTTGCATCGTACGCTAACCAGATCAATTATAATGACAAGATAAAGAGCATCTACATCAAGACAATTGTACCATTGTTATCTAAGAGAGACATCAATACATGGGAGAATTTTGGAAGTGTGGCTACAAGAGACATCGAAGCCTTGCAATCATTGAGTAGAAGAATTCATTTTGGCAAGTTTGTAGCAGAAGCTAAATTCCAGAGTGAGAAGGAAAAATTCACCAAACTAATTCTTGACCAGGACGTTGATGGGATTATGACTGCGATCACCAATTctaaagttgaagaaaaaattctaCAACGTTTGAACGTCAAAGCTACTGTTTATGGTGTTGACCCAACCAATGAGAAAGGTGATAGAAAGATCACACCTGAATATCTAGTTAAGATTTACAAGGAAATCGTCATCCCAATTACCAAAGAGGTAGAAGTCGATTATCTTTTGAGGAGGCTAGAAGACTCGGATTCGAAATGA
- the YMC1 gene encoding organic acid transporter (similar to uniprot|P32331 Saccharomyces cerevisiae YPR058W YMC1 Putative mitochondrial inner membrane transporter member of the mitochondrial carrier (MCF) family) — MTEEFPTPQLIDDLESPHDNTRVIKDLLAGTAGGIAQVLVGQPFDTTKVRLQTSETSTNAVKVIKDLIKNEGPMGFYKGTLTPLVGVGACVSLQFGVNEAMKRFFHTFDEAASQHLSLLQYYICGVAGGFTNSFLASPIEHIRIRLQTQTGSGATAEFKGPIDCIKKLRVNGQLMRGLTPTMLRESHGCGVYFLTYEALIGHQVKSGIQRKDIPAWKLCLFGAASGTLLWTMVYPLDVIKSVMQTDNLKTPKNGNNILTVGRTIIARQGVSGLFKGFAPTMLRAAPANAATFATFETAMRLLG, encoded by the coding sequence ATGACTGAAGAATTCCCAACACCCCAGTTGATTGACGATTTGGAGTCTCCACATGATAATACTCGTGTTATCAAGGATTTGTTAGCTGGTACTGCTGGTGGTATTGCTCAAGTTTTGGTTGGACAGCCTTTTGATACGACTAAAGTTCGATTGCAGACAAGTGAAACTAGCACAAATGCAGTGAAAGTAATcaaggatttgattaagAACGAGGGTCCTATGGGTTTCTATAAAGGTACCTTGACACCTTTGGTTGGTGTAGGTGCCTGTGTGTCCTTACAATTTGGGGTAAACGAGGCTATGAAACGGTTTTTCCATACTTTCGATGAAGCTGCATCTCAACATTTGAGTTTACTTCAGTATTACATATGTGGTGTTGCTGGTGGATTCACTAATTCGTTTTTAGCCTCCCCAATTGAACACATAAGAATTAGATTGCAGACTCAGACTGGTTCTGGTGCGACTGCAGAGTTTAAAGGTCCTATCGATTGTATTAAGAAATTGAGGGTAAACGGTCAACTGATGCGCGGGTTAACCCCTACAATGTTGAGGGAATCGCATGGTTGTGGTGTCTATTTCTTGACATACGAGGCTTTAATTGGACATCAGGTTAAATCTGGAATCCAACGTAAAGATATTCCAGCCTGGAAGCTTTGTTTGTTTGGAGCTGCGTCTGGAACTCTACTATGGACCATGGTTTATCCACTTGATGTAATCAAATCTGTGATGCAAACAGATAACCTTAAGACACCTAAGAATGGTAATAATATCCTCACTGTAGGAAGGACTATTATTGCCAGACAAGGTGTTTCTGGCTTATTCAAAGGTTTTGCGCCTACGATGTTAAGAGCTGCCCCCGCCAATGCAGCTACTTTTGCAACGTTTGAAACTGCTATGAGGCTCTTAGGCTAA
- the TRM732 gene encoding tRNA methylation protein TRM732 (similar to uniprot|Q03496 Saccharomyces cerevisiae YMR259C), giving the protein MTVDAVSEWKHWLLKYKPEASITQHECDQFLCCFEDISGILADTGINDKERVRSVDVMSLLMLKIYQVLKKGKNSGNDKPNEFEMTVKEIMFSIDQGIFLFHYVIDFWTDNTVSMEIPLRNMFEKLLQLMNHLYGSTLMETVLYGWVETVLSLQENMKVQYYLLDIFSGQIDLYVILRLKPNFVETCLSLVWAETLCTQVGKCLSNVLLNWYKYHFDESSIEQWLLLWKPLCCHYLNDAKYTKKIQLYVLSNVFKQLPESFGIFIREHEGFSNTLLLSLLKIGQELAIEEEPFHDEKYISLEDVRCLLQQDQYKLPTFELLTYSNKRSKQIQPYIYDIIRENITIFFVDYNLQTRNYFHSSLKSFINRVRDSAYSLNRDACKLKQKGKFPEEQLYKRRHVEIARDFMAWLVKFSKSQMAPGSQYQRRSLAYQIVTTLLISGLDSSVPEEFLDSKQRMIYPFNIALFDETFIRILVDDLTNNYDDIREHSLRLLSIGFQTKKKEAQNIDESALFHLASDLLLSYKSSDGGAKILEFVFTISKKKMEHLNELLILLQNLLNRASSDLIGNISYPVSGIFTAFALVIKTIDDKECTEELLQNLIDAAILNWDTVKEIVCHDSPEGNLPLKYLNCGIPDQVITSYAFRSIKESSTMLKTLLACKPLTGDQIEGCGSLLLDQLSNIRHSGAFQSVFPTYMELCQRAQKTFPDVLQKWLEASVSSLRTKSQYITRRSGGLPFMISAILSSEIIPERPWLRWTFGQLFEIATVPVMQHEEKLDLPQVHAFNCIKSIFNEPKLSSYSAPYVQSTLELCLQNFTSPAWTMRNCSVMLFTALQNRLFGKLGKTMSARLFFTRFKGIREVLLESLKNSINSTSLPSVVENERDGYNLRKTAQYNVESIFLIFTILGRLKPTLSYDGLKEFESEIVKGLECCNWKIRELAARIFASLVQNPKERILELLSEIKNVPSCQDKTHGYLLAIKETLRIYVGKTSSLLVTDVSSLLIASHGRFLSNVSCYVNAKQYAEIIELLLSSGSMDGKEKKSILVLLGNVFINENSSYVIDGSKQLFLAVVTRILLNFENQEYITDIAELALRSEYFEVQLSALHCLKQSKILTVEYAALGSILIDILKDPNQWCAVKADTLTVLRMANIKVKTFKYLDLASDKSEMLQSSLLENISVFENVPESVFWELIDSNISDESPDHLRLSATQCLMHSYRSAPDDKILFRIYQQLFDDSSDVRLMTARFINEHVLQVVEKNLNSSPYSTSLRCAEMLPQIFRSDDISLTLIQLLEQLYEGFMISNVNSSAENELFDVEKDNQYRNELQLGTQTIAMLKGLGHLPISIQLKKVKQNLSDVVSGLKAEDRDGFFKWGSNPEIFNKLSLQRKLLQSFGEDLSEIDAKLELLNCHPLIFEI; this is encoded by the coding sequence ATGACTGTGGATGCTGTAAGCGAATGGAAGCACTGGCTTCTTAAGTATAAGCCAGAGGCCAGCATCACACAGCATGAATGTGATCAGTTTTTATGttgttttgaagatattaGTGGTATTCTTGCTGATACTGGGATCAAcgataaagaaagagtGCGGAGTGTTGATGTGATGAGCCTGTTAATGCTAAAGATATACCAAGTTTTAAAGAAAGGTAAGAACAGCGGTAACGACAAACCTAATGAATTTGAGATGACtgtgaaagaaattatGTTCAGCATTGATCAGGGgatatttttatttcattacGTTATTGATTTTTGGACTGACAATACTGTGTCCATGGAGATCCCATTGAGAAATATGTTTGAGAAGCTTTTGCAGCTAATGAACCACTTGTATGGGAGTACACTGATGGAGACGGTGCTTTATGGGTGGGTTGAAACTGTTTTATCATTAcaagaaaatatgaaaGTTCAATATTATTTGTTAGACATCTTCAGTGGTCAGATCGACCTATATGTGATTCTGCGATTGAAACCAAATTTCGTTGAGACTTGTCTCAGTTTGGTCTGGGCGGAAACTCTGTGTACACAAGTTGGAAAGTGTTTATCTAACGTGTTACTAAATTGGTATAAATACCACTTTGATGAATCTTCGATAGAACAATGGTTGTTATTATGGAAGCCTTTATGCTGCCATTATTTGAACGATGCTAAATATACGAAAAAGATTCAACTTTATGTCTTGTCAAATGTTTTCAAGCAGCTTCCAGAAAGTTTTGGCATATTCATAAGAGAACATGAAGGTTTTTCTAATACATTACTGTTATCATTGCTGAAAATCGGACAAGAGTTGGCTATAGAAGAAGAGCCTTTCCATGATGAAAAATATATCAGTCTGGAAGACGTTAGGTGTCTACTGCAACAGGATCAATATAAGCTTCCTACCTTTGAACTACTTACATATTCGAATAAAAGATCTAAACAGATACAACCATACATTTATGACATTATAAGAGAAAACATAACTATCTTTTTTGTCGATTATAATCTGCAGACAAGAAACTATTTCCACAGTTCACTAAAATCGTTCATTAATAGAGTTAGAGATTCTGCTTACTCGTTGAATAGAGATGCTTGCAAACTAAAACAGAAAGGAAAGTTTCCTGAGGAACAACTCTACAAAAGGAGACACGTCGAGATTGCACGCGATTTTATGGCTTGGCTAGTCAAATTCTCGAAATCTCAAATGGCTCCTGGTTCacaatatcaaagaaggtCGTTAGCATATCAGATTGTAACTACTTTGCTGATTTCAGGATTGGATTCTTCAGTACCAGAAGAGTTCTTAGATTCTAAACAAAGAATGATCTATCCGTTTAACATCGCACTATTCGACGAAACTTTTATTAGGATTCTTGTTGATGATCTAACAAATAACTATGACGACATTAGAGAACATTCATTGAGACTACTTTCTATCGGGTTTcagacaaagaagaaagaagcacAAAATATAGATGAGTCAGCATTGTTTCACCTCGCATCAGATTTACTTTTATCCTATAAATCAAGTGATGGTGGCGCAAAGATCTTAGAGTTTGTATTCACTATCTctaagaaaaaaatggaacaTTTGAATGAGCtattgattcttcttcaaaaccttCTGAATAGGGCATCATCTGATCTGATTGGCAATATCAGCTACCCAGTTTCAGGAATTTTTACAGCATTCGCTCTGGTGATCAAGACAATCGATGACAAAGAGTGTACAGAGGAGCTTCTGCAAAATTTGATAGATGCAGCAATTCTGAACTGGGACACTGTCAAAGAGATTGTATGTCATGATTCCCCTGAAGGAAACCTACCGCTTAAATATTTAAATTGTGGTATCCCAGATCAGGTAATTACCAGTTACGCTTTCCGCtcaatcaaagaatctaGCACCATGCTAAAGACTTTATTAGCATGCAAGCCCTTAACTGGTGACCAAATAGAAGGGTGTGGATCTCTATTACTCGATCAGTTATCAAACATCAGGCATAGTGGGGCATTTCAGTCGGTTTTCCCAACTTACATGGAATTATGCCAACGTGCACAGAAAACGTTCCCAGATGTTCTCCAGAAGTGGCTCGAAGCTAGTGTATCATCCTTAAGAACAAAAAGTCAATATATCACTCGGCGTTCTGGTGGATTACCATTCATGATAAGTGCTATACTTTCATCTGAAATCATACCAGAGAGGCCTTGGCTTAGATGGACGTTCGGCcaactctttgaaataGCAACTGTGCCTGTGATGCAACACGAAGAAAAATTAGATTTACCGCAAGTGCACGCTTTCAACTGTATCAAAAGTATTTTCAATGAGCCAAAGTTGTCATCGTACTCAGCTCCTTATGTTCAATCCACTCTTGAACTATGTTTGCAAAATTTCACATCTCCAGCTTGGACGATGCGGAACTGCTCCGTTATGTTATTCACAGCTTTGCAAAACAGGCTATTCGGTAAACTTGGCAAAACTATGAGCGCTAGGCTCTTCTTCACAAGATTTAAAGGTATTCGTGAGGTTTTGTTAGAGTCCTTAAAAAATTCCATTAATAGTACGTCACTTCCttctgttgttgaaaatgaaaggGATGGTTACAATCTACGGAAAACAGCACAGTACAACGTCGAGTCaattttcttgatattcaCTATCTTAGGAAGACTTAAACCAACTCTTTCATATGATGGGctgaaagaatttgaatctGAGATCGTTAAAGGGTTAGAATGCTGTAACTGGAAGATACGAGAACTTGCAGCAAGGATTTTTGCATCATTAGTGCAAAAtccaaaggaaagaatCCTCGAGCTCTTGAGTGAAATTAAAAATGTCCCATCATGCCAAGACAAGACACACGGATATCTACTTGCGATAAAAGAGACGCTTAGGATATACGTGGGTAAAACATCATCTCTTCTTGTAACGGATGTCTCATCTTTGTTGATCGCTAGTCATGGACGCTTTCTATCAAACGTTTCATGCTATGTCAATGCTAAACAATATGCTGAGATAATAGAGTTACTATTAAGTAGTGGATCCATGGATGggaaggaaaaaaaatcgaTCCTAGTCTTATTGGGCAATGTTTTCATAAATGAAAATTCGTCTTACGTCATCGATGGTAGCAAGCAGTTGTTCTTGGCGGTTGTGACAAGAATACTCCTAAATTTTGAGAACCAAGAGTATATTACGGACATTGCGGAATTAGCCTTACGTtctgaatattttgaagtACAACTTTCTGCATTACATTGTTTGAAACAGTCAAAAATATTAACTGTCGAATACGCAGCTCTAGGTTCCATTTTAATAGATATTTTAAAGGATCCGAATCAATGGTGTGCAGTGAAAGCTGATACTCTAACAGTATTGCGTATGGCTAACATCAAGGTGAAAACGTTCAAGTACTTAGATTTAGCTTCCGATAAAAGTGAGATGTTACAAAGTAGTTTGTTAGAGAACATCAGCGTTTTCGAAAACGTACCGGAATCCGTTTTCTGGGAATTGATCGATAGCAACATTTCAGATGAGAGTCCCGACCATTTGAGGCTCTCTGCAACCCAATGTTTGATGCATTCTTACCGTTCGGCACCAGATGACAAAATCCTCTTCAGGATCTATCAACAGCTCTTTGACGATTCCTCAGATGTCAGATTAATGACGGCTAGGTTTATCAATGAACATGTTTTGCAAGTGgtagaaaaaaatttaaaCTCTTCTCCTTACTCTACAAGTTTGAGGTGTGCAGAGATGCTCCCACAAATATTTCGTTCAGATGACATCAGCCTCACCTTGATACAGCTCTTGGAGCAATTATACGAAGGTTTTATGATCAGCAATGTGAACTCCAGTGCAGAGAACGAGCTATTTGATGTAGAGAAGGACAACCAATATCGAAATGAGTTGCAGCTCGGAACTCAAACGATTGCCATGTTAAAGGGATTAGGCCATCTACCAATTTCCATCCAACTGAAAAAGGTAAAGCAGAACCTATCTGATGTTGTTTCTGGCCTTAAAGCAGAAGACCGagatggtttcttcaaatggGGATCAAACCCTGAAATATTCAATAAGCTTTCTCTCCAGAGAAAACTACTGCAATCATTCGGTGAAGATCTTTCAGAGATAGACGCCAAACTAGAATTGCTTAACTGTCATCCcttaatttttgaaatatag
- the TFB4 gene encoding TFIIH/NER complex subunit TFB4 (similar to uniprot|Q12004 Saccharomyces cerevisiae YPR056W) translates to MDAIADTVFQGTKSKTQEIEDTPSLLTVVVDTSIHSWVQLTKQQSGSGSEGSSGEKQLIEALKSIVVFLNAHLAFNSGNQVCLIAAHSEGMKYLYPSADSKPSMSMVSSDMYRGFRNVDEIVVEQWYRLFKEELEGQESKVSMKSSLSGAMSSALTYVNRILKENENTSLRSRLLVITCGTSQGKDEIFQYIPIMNCIFSATKMKCSIDVVKIGGGIESTFLQQATDATSGVYLHVENTRGLIQYLSTAMFIDPSLRNVIIKPNQGSVDFRTSCFLTGKVVAVGFVCSVCLCVLSVIPPGQKCPACDSPFDSKIIARLRRKPVLSNGVPKKKNVSNK, encoded by the coding sequence ATGGATGCCATCGCTGATACAGTGTTCCAAGGAACCAAATCGAAGACTCAAGAAATAGAGGATACGCCTTCTCTTCTCACTGTTGTGGTTGATACCAGCATTCATTCATGGGTCCAGCTTACGAAACAACAATCTGGTAGTGGTTCGGAAGGAAGTTCTGGTGAGAAGCAACTTATAGAGGCGTTGAAGTCCATCGTAGTGTTTTTGAATGCGCATTTGGCTTTCAATTCAGGAAACCAGGTGTGCCTCATTGCTGCACACTCCGAGGGTATGAAATATTTGTATCCATCGGCTGATTCGAAACCTAGTATGTCTATGGTAAGTTCTGACATGTATAGAGGGTTCCGTAATGTGGATGAGATAGTGGTGGAGCAATGGTATAGGTTGTTCAAGGAAGAATTAGAAGGTCAAGAGAGTAAGGTTTCGATGAAGAGTAGTTTAAGTGGAGCGATGTCCAGTGCATTAACTTACGTGAACAGAATCCTGAAGGAAAACGAGAATACAAGCTTGAGAAGTCGGTTGCTTGTGATAACGTGCGGTACATCCCAGGGGAAAGATGAGATATTCCAGTATATCCCAATAATGAACTGTATATTCTCGGCAACCAAAATGAAATGTTCCATCGATGTGGTTAAGATTGGTGGGGGTATAGAAAGCACTTTCTTGCAACAAGCAACTGATGCCACTAGTGGGGTGTACTTACATGTAGAAAACACAAGAGGTTTAATTCAATATTTATCAACGGCCATGTTTATAGATCCGTCTTTGAGAAATGTGATAATTAAACCAAATCAAGGGTCTGTCGATTTTAGAACTTCATGTTTTCTAACGGGTAAAGTGGTCGCTGTCGGATTTGTGTGTAGTGTTTGCTTATGTGTGCTTTCAGTGATACCTCCAGGTCAGAAATGTCCTGCTTGTGACTCGCCGTTTGACAGTAAGATTATCGCCAGACTCAGAAGAAAGCCTGTATTGAGCAATGGTGTaccgaagaagaaaaatgttAGTAATAAATAG
- the BRR1 gene encoding Brr1p (weakly similar to uniprot|Q99177 Saccharomyces cerevisiae YPR057W BRR1 snRNP protein component of spliceosomal snRNPs required for pre-mRNA splicing and snRNP biogenesis in null mutant newly-synthesized snRNAs are destabilized and 3'-end processing is slowed): MVGVDSNQGPLDPVFGQHSAFALNDEGVSPNVIRYLLDVRNEALSNSPLYSTSRTEQNSHNVVETGLVADTSDLLNARSILEDSEAINEWINEIRKEMEPLEESPSDSIYTDDMLDLLVSEIKKYLDQHPEEINDPVRRVTRSVLPIANPEYDISTETVQSMVAKLRNKRFSDVSFLKRYINRPMPIPTNFRQWFGHIKHNEPTRQFMLRLEFDDLMKILGFMIQWINSITKNKPDSKQLQQWLLYIWIFMPNELLSPQISQLRDLGRKCQLSLIAASNSKITSLTMPTEIRDIPFPNQRDQLNAIEITLAVIAHRFGQRDLLRTA; encoded by the coding sequence ATGGTTGGTGTAGATTCTAATCAAGGTCCATTGGATCCTGTTTTCGGCCAACACAGTGCTTTTGCATTAAATGACGAGGGTGTTTCACCAAATGTGATCAGATACCTTCTGGATGTCAGGAATGAAGCTCTAAGCAATTCACCTCTGTATAGTACTTCTAGAACCGAACAGAATAGCCACAATGTAGTGGAAACAGGTCTTGTGGCGGATACCAGTGATCTACTGAATGCTAGAAGTATATTAGAAGATTCCGAAGCTATTAATGAATGGATTAATGaaattagaaaagaaatggaacCACTGGAAGAATCGCCATCGGATTCTATATATACAGATGATATGTTAGATCTATTGGTCTCTGAAATCAAGAAATACTTGGATCAACACCCCGAAGAAATAAATGACCCAGTGAGAAGAGTTACTAGGTCAGTCCTACCAATCGCTAACCCAGAATACGATATCAGTACGGAAACTGTTCAATCGATGGTTGCGAAGCTAAGGAATAAAAGATTCAGTGACGTTTCCTTTTTAAAAAGGTACATAAACAGACCAATGCCCATCCCTACCAACTTCCGCCAATGGTTTGGCCATATAAAACATAACGAACCGACAAGGCAATTCATGCTTCGATTGGAATTCGAtgatttgatgaagatattggGATTTATGATTCAATGGATCAATTCCATCACTAAGAACAAGCCGGATTCAAAACAACTACAACAGTGGCTACTTTACATATGGATTTTCATGCCAAATGAACTACTTTCCCCACAGATTTCCCAACTCAGAGACTTGGGGAGGAAATGCCAGCTAAGTCTCATTGCAGCATCAAACAGCAAAATTACCAGTTTGACTATGCCAACAGAAATACGGGATATCCCGTTCCCGAATCAGAGAGATCAGTTGAACGCCATAGAAATAACTTTGGCAGTAATTGCGCATAGATTTGGACAACGAGATCTATTAAGAACTGCCTAA
- a CDS encoding uncharacterized protein (conserved hypothetical protein) has protein sequence MSKRRSSEEHCGGYELNGNAVLCSDPPCDHEWVPIELYPSHVSQMHENVCTQCLRNFASEYWMELHIEEFHNPFKNGNYRLRCLEQDCSMTFSNSNERIDHLKRHHYYSDQFDFDILNSGC, from the coding sequence ATGAGTAAACGGAGATCATCAGAAGAGCATTGCGGGGGATATGAATTAAATGGTAATGCCGTGCTTTGTTCAGACCCACCTTGTGATCATGAATGGGTTCCTATAGAATTGTACCCTAGTCATGTCAGCCAGATGCACGAGAACGTATGTACGCAATGCTTAAGGAACTTTGCTAGTGAGTATTGGATGGAATTACATATCGAAGAATTTCATAATCCGTTCAAGAACGGTAATTACAGGCTAAGATGCCTGGAACAAGATTGTTCGATGAcgttttcaaattcaaacgAGAGAATCGATCATTTAAAGAGACACCATTACTATAGTGATCAGTTTGactttgatattttaaatAGTGGTTGCTGA
- the ROY1 gene encoding Roy1p (similar to uniprot|Q04847 Saccharomyces cerevisiae YMR258C), which produces MTQGISLEDVFDDVANFLNQNDLASLCLVSRRFNELATPRLYADITINKNPVLRSKDWWIECGKTYVAGYRSITKSNDQNDLFLYDRICRLLESKHLYLIRTLVVQEDVFNDTEAGMPLLQRLIDSVRSLNQVTNLDIRDSVLFQANKEKLKGIRPSKVMRIQEIGSLNDISDLEQLKSLEIFVTLPSFDNVILSDAVKFKLLANLEELVIEDIEFSSLRVFYYFKEQGVVFTKLKSVKFNHVHGIHDYNKTYRELTADFLKEVIPLKQLQSLEMELACEMSECTCIDDFLSEISSELVSLRNLALIEKTFVTQGDHYTEENWDLSINRFILHLPNVSQNLQTLSVRHNCPINGIQKDSVEGNYIRRRTLYEEVLPHLKSLKKLFAPTILQSLSSYEILVCDLLWNGCECEKCTKVLDIFDQFIQNHQYYSYEEGQYKDIIPTVFFAYAGDSLCRRFLTETDWDLKALQYSPTQQMWDFHGYENVYHFQDYNCHFDESAYTHLTQVISHFFDDYMKTLVKLLPNLTVCLLSGIYYQVSDDRQFSSQYDR; this is translated from the coding sequence ATGACTCAAGGTATTTCGTTGGAAGACGTTTTTGATGATGTGGCTAACTTTTTGAACCAGAACGATCTAGCGTCACTCTGTCTGGTAAGTCGCCGCTTCAATGAGTTGGCGACTCCTCGACTATACGCTGATATCACAATTAATAAGAATCCAGTATTGCGCTCGAAAGACTGGTGGATTGAGTGTGGGAAAACGTATGTCGCTGGGTATCGATCTATAACCAAGAGTAACGACCAAAATGATTTATTCTTATACGATAGGATATGCAGACTTTTAGAAAGCAAACATTTGTATCTGATACGGACTCTGGTAGTTCAGGAAGATGTATTCAATGATACAGAGGCCGGTATGCCGTTATTACAACGATTAATTGATAGTGTGAGATCGTTAAATCAAGTAACAAATTTGGATATTAGAGACTCCGTTCTCTTCCAAGCTAACAAAGAGAAGTTGAAAGGTATAAGACCATCTAAGGTGATGagaatccaagaaattggTTCTTTGAACGATATATCAGATCTTGAGCAGCTCAAATCGCTAGAGATTTTTGTGACATTACCATCGTTTGATAATGTCATATTGTCTGATGCAGTGAAATTCAAACTCTTGGCAAACTTGGAGGAATTGGTGATAGAAGACATAGagttttcttctcttagAGTGTTTTACTATTTCAAGGAACAAGGAGTGGTATTCACAAAATTAAAGAGTGTGAAGTTCAACCATGTCCATGGCATACACGATTATAACAAGACGTATCGTGAATTGACTgctgatttcttgaaagaagtgATCCCGTTGAAACAGTTACAGTCATTAGAAATGGAGTTAGCATGTGAGATGTCGGAATGTACTTGCATCGATGATTTTTTGTCCGAAATCTCTAGCGAATTAGTATCTTTGAGGAACCTTGCCTTGATCGAGAAAACTTTCGTTACTCAAGGTGACCATTACACTGAGGAAAATTGGGATCTTTCCATAAACAGATTCATATTACATTTACCTAATGTAAGCCAGAATCTACAGACTTTAAGTGTCAGACACAATTGCCCAATTAATGGAATACAGAAGGATAGTGTTGAGGGGAACTatatcagaagaagaactttgTATGAAGAGGTGCTTCCTCATTTGAAatcgttgaagaaattatttGCTCCCACTATCTTGCAATCGTTGAGTTCCTATGAGATTCTTGTATGTGATCTCTTATGGAATGGTTGCGAATGTGAGAAATGCACTAAAGTGCTAGATATTTTCGACCAATTCATTCAGAACCATCAATACTACTCTTACGAGGAAGGCCAATACAAGGACATAATACCGactgttttctttgcatACGCTGGTGATTCACTTTGTCGTAGGTTCCTGACCGAAACAGATTGGGATTTAAAAGCATTGCAGTATTCTCCGACGCAACAAATGTGGGATTTTCACGGATACGAAAACGTCTATCATTTCCAGGACTATAACTGCCATTTTGACGAATCTGCATATACCCATCTAACGCAGGTGATTTCCCATTTCTTCGATGACTACATGAAAACTTTGGTGAAACTCCTCCCAAACTTAACCGTCTGTCTTCTATCAGGTATTTATTACCAAGTATCAGATGATCGCCAGTTCTCGTCTCAATACGATAGGTAA